In Colletotrichum destructivum chromosome 8, complete sequence, the following proteins share a genomic window:
- a CDS encoding Putative GNAT domain, bromodomain, acyl-CoA N-acyltransferase, Bromodomain-like superfamily, with product MKEETAKRKAEEEPSSPTATKRVKHNESAEPEKKPAMKPIPFPEKPAVIEERTGEIEFRVVNNDNERESLIILTGLKCIFQKQLPKMPKDYIARLVYDRTHLSIAIVKKPLEVVGGITYRPFKGRQFAEIVFCAISSDQQVKGYGAHLMSHLKDYVKATSDVMHFLTYADNYAIGYFKKQGFTKEITLDKSVWMGYIKDYEGGTIMQCSMLPRIRYLEMGRMLLKQKECVQAKIRAYSKSHIVHTPPREWKSGAKPIDPLSIDAIRASGWSPDMDELARQPRHGPNYNQLLHLLNDLQNHQSAWPFLVPVNKDDVADYYEVIKEPMDLSTMETKLEADQYSTPEDFIRDAKLVFDNCRKYNNESTPYAKSANKLEKYMWQQIKAIPEWSHLEP from the exons ATGAAGGAAGAGA CCGCGAAGCGCAAGGCTGAGGAGGagccgtcctcgccgaccgCGACAAAACGGGTCAAGCACAATGAATCGGCCGAGCCAGAGAAGAAACCTGCGATGAAGCCTATCCCCTTCCCCGAGAAG CCCGCCGTTATCGAAGAGCGCACCGGCGAGATCGAGTTCCGAGTGgtcaacaacgacaacgagcGCGAATCCCTCATCATTCTTACCGGCCTCAAATGCATCTTCCAGAAGCAGCTTCCCAAGATGCCGAAGGACTACATCGCGCGTCTCGTCTACGACCGGACCCACTTGTCGATAGCAATCGTCAAAAAGCCCCTCGAAGTCGTTGGCGGTATCACGTACCGCCCCTTTAAGGGCCGCCAATTTGCAGAAATTGTCTTCTGTGCCATCAGCTCCGACCAGCAGGTCAAGGGATATGGTGCGCATCTTATGTCCCATCTCAAGGACTATGTCAAGGCCACCAGTGATGTGATGCATTTCCTCACCTACGCTGACAATTACGCCATCGGATATTTTAAGAAGCAAGGGTTCACTAAGGAGATCACACTTGATAAGAGCGTATGGATGGGTTACATAAAGGACTATGAGGGCGGAACAATCATGCAATGCTCGATGCTGCCGCGGATCCGATATCTTGAAATGGGCCGCATGTTGCTCAAGCAAAAGGAGTGCGTCCAGGCCAAGATCCGCGCGTACTCAAAATCGCACATCGTCCATACCCCTCCCAGAGAGTGGAAATCCGGCGCGAAGCCCATTGATCCGCTGAGCATAGACGCCATCCGCGCATCGGGCTGGTCCCCGGACATGGACGAGCTCGCGCGACAGCCCCGCCATGGGCCCAACTACAACCAGCTCCTCCACCTGCTCAACGATCTTCAGAACCACCAGTCAGCATGGCCTTTTCTTGTGCCTGTCAACAAGGATGATGTTGCCGACTACTACGAGGTCATCAAGGAACCCATGGACCTCAGCACCATGGAGACCAAACTCGAGGCGGACCAGTACTCCACGCCCGAGGACTTCATCCGCGATGCCAAGCTCGTCTTCGACAACTGCCGCAAGTACAATAACGAGTCTACGCCGTACGCGAAGAGCGCAAACAAGCTGGAGAAGTATATGTGGCAGCAGATCAAGGCCATCCCCGAGTGGTCTCACCTCGAGCCGTAG
- a CDS encoding Putative oligosaccharyltransferase complex subunit, which yields MDSSLLEVWQAAASTPFNPAVGKDSQFFIAFLLLLIGVGITGVFALNRSITNILALGIPASATIAFGTVYMFCAVGVYV from the exons ATGGACTCCTCGTTGCTTGAGGTCTggcaagctgctgctagCACGCCTTTCAACCCTGCTGTCGGCAAAGACTCTCAGTTCTTTATTgccttccttcttctgctcATTGGTGTTGGTATCACCGGTGTCTTCGCTCTGA ACCGATCCATCACCAATATCTTGGCGCTAGGTATACCTGCCTCTGCCACGATCGC ATTCGGCACGGTTTACATGTTCTGCGCGGTCGGAGTCTACGTCTAA